A single region of the Pseudalkalibacillus berkeleyi genome encodes:
- a CDS encoding gamma carbonic anhydrase family protein has translation MLYPYNGKIPKVDDSVFIAPGVHIIGDVTIGKNSSVWFNTVVRGDEAPIIIGERCNIQDNSTCHLYEEYPLILEDEVSIGHNVILHGCTIRKGALIGMGATVLDGAEIGESAFIGANTLIPPGKKIPPRTMVMGSPGKVIRELTDEDLELIQLTIDTYEQKGKEFKANLVKSSASAD, from the coding sequence ATGCTTTATCCGTATAACGGTAAAATTCCGAAGGTCGATGATTCCGTCTTTATCGCTCCAGGCGTACATATTATCGGTGACGTCACAATCGGCAAAAATTCCAGTGTCTGGTTTAACACAGTTGTCCGTGGGGACGAAGCACCGATCATCATCGGTGAGCGCTGTAACATCCAAGATAATTCTACGTGTCACTTATACGAAGAGTATCCCCTCATACTAGAAGATGAGGTATCCATCGGGCATAACGTCATCCTTCATGGATGCACAATTCGAAAAGGTGCATTAATTGGTATGGGGGCAACAGTACTTGACGGAGCTGAAATTGGTGAGTCTGCCTTTATTGGCGCAAACACGCTTATTCCTCCAGGTAAAAAAATTCCGCCACGAACGATGGTTATGGGCTCACCTGGAAAAGTAATTAGAGAATTAACAGATGAAGACTTAGAACTCATCCAATTAACAATCGATACGTACGAACAAAAAGGAAAAGAATTTAAAGCAAACTTGGTGAAATCAAGCGCAAGCGCTGATTGA